A genomic stretch from Ursus arctos isolate Adak ecotype North America unplaced genomic scaffold, UrsArc2.0 scaffold_21, whole genome shotgun sequence includes:
- the LOC113249165 gene encoding olfactory receptor 6C2-like: MRNQTSITFILLGLTEDPQLKILLFIFLFLSYVLSVSGNLTIITLTLIDPHLKTPMYLFLQNFSFLEISFTTACVPRFLNSISSGDKSITYTACASQLLFTDLFAVTEFFLLATMSYDRYVAICKPLHYTVIMSSTVCRNFILFCWVAALIIILPPISLGLGLEFCDSNIIDHFCCDASPILKISCSDTWLIEQMVIVCAVLIFIVTLMCVALSYIFIIGTILRFPSAQQRKKAFSTCSSHMIVVSITYGSCIFIYVKPSAKDEVAINKGISLLITSISPMLNPFIYTLRNKQVKQALHDSIKKIAFLSKM; this comes from the coding sequence ATGAGAAACCAAACATCAATAACGTTCATCTTACTGGGACTGACAGAGGACCCTCAActgaaaattttgctttttatctttctgtttctttcctacgTGCTGAGTGTATCTGGAAACCTAACCATCATCACCCTCACTCTGATTGATCCCCACCTTAAAACACCGATGTATCTTTTCCTCCAAAATTTCTCCTTCTTAGAAATTTCATTCACAACTGCTTGTGTCCCCAGATTCTTAAACAGCATATCATCTGGGGACAAGTCCATTACCTATACTGCTTGTGCCAGTCAACTGCTGTTTACAGACCTCTTTGCAGTAACAGAATTTTTTCTCCTGGCCACCATGTCCtatgatcgctatgtggccatctgcaaacccctGCATTACACCGTCATCATGAGTAGCACAGTCTGCAGGAACTTCATCCTCTTCTGTTGGGTAGCAGCACTCATCATCATTCTCCCACCAATTAGTCTAGGTTTGGGCCTGGAATTCTGTGATTCAAACATCATTGATCATTTTTGCTGTGACGCATCTCCTATCCTGAAGATCTCTTGCTCAGACACGTGGTTGATAGAACAGATGGTTATAGTCTGTGCTGTGTTGATCTTCATCGTCACCCTCATGTGTGTAGCTCTTTCCTACATATTTATCATTGGGACCATTCTACGGTTTCcctctgcccagcaaaggaaaaaggccTTTTCCACTTGTTCCTCCCACATGATCGTTGTTTCCATTACGTATGGTAGCTGCATCTTCATTTATGTCAAACCTTCAGCCAAGGATGAAGTAGCTATAAATAAGGGGATCTCACTCCTTATTACTTCTATCTCACCAATGTTGAATCCCTTTATCTACACACTGAGAAACAAGCAAGTGAAGCAAGCTCTTCatgactcaattaaaaaaattgcatTCCTTTCAAAGATGTAA